Proteins from a single region of Desulfatibacillum aliphaticivorans DSM 15576:
- a CDS encoding EFR1 family ferrodoxin (N-terminal region resembles flavodoxins. C-terminal ferrodoxin region binds two 4Fe-4S clusters.), whose protein sequence is MDIQSVKVAYFSPTGTSKTVAQAVAQGIGLNNVEQIDITQPGAREQPLKVASNDLLVAAVPVYAGRVPGLLMGWLQSIEADNSPCVCIAVYGNREFDDALLELKETLEKQGCKAVAGAGYIGEHSFSAEDTPIAVSRPDEDDLKHAQAFGAKIKEKLDSLASADRIPALEVPGNHPYKEMVGGISADFIEVSEACTQCGICEDLCPTNAIDYENDVMVDVDSCIRCCACIKGCPENARSMKASKVKEIAKWLADNCKEPKQPVNFL, encoded by the coding sequence ATGGATATTCAATCAGTGAAAGTCGCATACTTTTCCCCCACAGGAACCTCTAAAACAGTCGCCCAGGCGGTCGCCCAGGGCATTGGCCTGAATAATGTGGAGCAGATAGACATCACGCAGCCCGGCGCCAGGGAGCAGCCCTTGAAGGTCGCCTCCAACGATTTGCTGGTGGCCGCCGTGCCCGTTTACGCAGGCCGGGTTCCGGGCCTTTTAATGGGGTGGCTTCAATCCATAGAGGCGGATAACTCCCCCTGCGTTTGCATCGCCGTATACGGCAACCGGGAGTTTGACGACGCGTTGCTGGAATTGAAGGAGACCCTGGAAAAGCAAGGCTGCAAGGCTGTCGCCGGCGCCGGCTACATTGGAGAGCATTCCTTTTCGGCGGAAGACACGCCCATCGCCGTTTCCCGCCCCGACGAAGACGACCTGAAACACGCCCAGGCCTTTGGCGCCAAGATCAAGGAAAAGCTGGACTCCCTGGCTTCCGCGGACCGGATTCCCGCCCTGGAAGTTCCGGGAAACCATCCCTACAAAGAGATGGTGGGAGGAATATCCGCCGATTTTATCGAGGTGAGCGAAGCCTGCACCCAATGCGGAATTTGCGAGGACCTGTGCCCGACCAACGCCATTGACTACGAGAACGACGTCATGGTGGACGTTGACTCTTGCATCCGCTGCTGCGCCTGCATCAAAGGATGCCCGGAGAACGCCCGGAGCATGAAAGCCAGCAAGGTCAAGGAGATCGCCAAGTGGCTCGCAGACAACTGCAAGGAGCCCAAGCAGCCGGTGAACTTCCTTTAA